Proteins co-encoded in one Candidatus Thiodictyon syntrophicum genomic window:
- a CDS encoding lasso RiPP family leader peptide-containing protein — translation MTEPYRGANLMNSASEEPRIDPRQPSGTPAAARRPYESPRLSDCGSLRELTNGGGHSGADYGVTWANHPDT, via the coding sequence ATGACAGAGCCGTATCGAGGAGCCAATCTGATGAACAGTGCCAGCGAAGAGCCCAGGATCGATCCGCGCCAGCCCAGTGGAACCCCCGCCGCTGCCCGCCGTCCTTACGAGTCCCCGCGGCTGTCTGATTGCGGGTCGCTGCGCGAATTGACGAATGGCGGTGGTCACAGCGGTGCTGACTATGGGGTCACATGGGCCAACCATCCCGATACCTGA
- a CDS encoding asparagine synthase-related protein, with product MSGLIAVLNRNGREPDPGLLGELLGAVSERGSDRRSIHLDGHFGIGFAARHTTPEDAAHPRPATDSASGACAFMDGRLDDRERLARSLPGARPEDALTGSDAQLALAAYLALGPGFAARLLGDFALVIWDPREHRLVCVRDASGIRPLYYAATDDCIVVGSNLKSVLLHPAVPRLPNPGMIGEYLAFGFSSLAETLYAAVRRLPPAHLLHVDRGRLCIEPYWELDPHRRIRYRDPREYTEQFGELFGRAVADRLRCVGPIGVALSGGLDSSAVAGVAQGLLDAQGAGTRLRSYSTIYPGQRCDESPYIDAVADRWGLISRRVPWDGSDTCPWSTQASTYLDLPDYPFAIAASALYAGARADGVRVLLTGEGGDFWQDGSRLPHRHMLLALRLRDLLTEVRYETGDTGLGNAIRLMTASLLWGLAPAGLRGLIESRRPVVPLPPYLSPAFVRDIGLERRLHCADCADRFPDASQWQIARRGRGGTLMHFYEMMERTAVRCGLELRHPLLDRRLIEFAVAVPDYVRRRGRVDRVLMRQAMEEIYPAAVRARLTGASFGIVFARALKLPEVLSVLESPQLLARPWIAADPYRAFLKVTLADCAGDRFTSPRSMYLLWILFAVEVWCRNGGAVGL from the coding sequence GTGTCAGGGTTGATCGCGGTTCTGAATCGCAACGGCCGGGAGCCAGATCCGGGCCTCTTGGGAGAATTGCTCGGGGCGGTGTCGGAGCGTGGCTCGGATAGGCGGTCGATCCACCTGGACGGCCACTTCGGTATCGGCTTCGCCGCTCGCCACACCACACCTGAGGATGCTGCCCACCCGCGGCCCGCTACCGATTCGGCCTCGGGGGCTTGTGCCTTTATGGATGGTCGCTTGGACGATCGCGAGCGGCTCGCCCGATCACTGCCGGGCGCCCGCCCCGAGGACGCGCTTACGGGTTCGGACGCGCAACTTGCCCTGGCGGCCTATCTCGCCCTTGGCCCGGGCTTCGCCGCCCGCCTGCTCGGCGATTTCGCGCTGGTGATCTGGGACCCGCGTGAGCACCGTCTGGTGTGCGTACGCGATGCCTCGGGTATCCGACCGCTGTACTACGCGGCTACCGATGACTGCATCGTCGTCGGCTCCAACCTGAAATCCGTCCTGCTGCACCCGGCGGTGCCGCGCCTCCCCAACCCGGGCATGATTGGCGAGTACCTGGCGTTCGGCTTCTCCAGCCTGGCGGAGACGCTTTACGCCGCGGTGCGAAGGCTGCCGCCCGCCCACCTGCTCCACGTCGATCGTGGACGCCTGTGCATCGAGCCTTACTGGGAACTCGACCCGCATCGCCGTATCCGTTACCGCGACCCGCGTGAGTATACGGAGCAGTTTGGCGAGTTGTTCGGCCGGGCGGTGGCCGACCGTTTGCGCTGCGTCGGTCCCATCGGTGTCGCCCTGAGCGGTGGCCTCGACTCGTCCGCAGTGGCCGGTGTTGCCCAGGGTCTGCTCGATGCCCAGGGGGCTGGGACCCGGCTGCGCTCCTACTCGACGATCTACCCCGGCCAGCGATGCGATGAAAGCCCCTACATCGACGCGGTGGCTGATCGGTGGGGGTTGATTTCCCGTCGCGTCCCCTGGGACGGCTCCGATACTTGTCCCTGGTCCACGCAGGCGTCCACCTATCTCGACCTCCCGGACTACCCCTTTGCAATCGCTGCCTCCGCCCTGTACGCGGGTGCGCGGGCGGATGGCGTGCGCGTGTTGCTGACCGGGGAGGGCGGTGATTTTTGGCAGGACGGGAGCAGGCTGCCCCACCGTCATATGCTCTTGGCGCTACGTCTGCGTGACCTGTTGACCGAAGTGCGGTACGAGACCGGCGATACCGGGCTGGGCAACGCCATCCGCTTGATGACAGCCAGCCTCCTATGGGGCCTGGCGCCCGCTGGGCTCAGAGGGTTGATCGAATCCCGGCGCCCGGTGGTGCCGCTGCCGCCCTACCTGTCACCGGCCTTCGTCCGGGACATCGGGCTTGAACGGCGGCTGCATTGCGCGGACTGTGCCGACCGCTTTCCGGATGCCTCCCAGTGGCAGATCGCCAGGCGCGGACGCGGCGGCACCCTGATGCACTTCTACGAGATGATGGAGCGCACCGCGGTGCGCTGCGGGTTGGAGTTGCGGCATCCCCTGCTCGATCGGCGTCTCATCGAATTCGCCGTGGCGGTGCCCGACTATGTCCGTCGCCGGGGCCGGGTCGACCGGGTCCTGATGCGTCAGGCGATGGAGGAAATTTACCCGGCGGCGGTAAGGGCACGGCTGACCGGGGCGAGCTTCGGCATCGTTTTCGCGCGGGCGCTGAAGCTGCCGGAGGTGCTTAGTGTGCTGGAGTCGCCGCAACTGCTTGCGCGGCCGTGGATCGCGGCCGATCCCTACCGGGCCTTCCTGAAGGTGACTCTCGCAGACTGTGCGGGAGACCGGTTCACAAGCCCCCGTTCGATGTATTTATTGTGGATACTCTTCGCCGTCGAGGTCTGGTGCCGCAACGGTGGCGCCGTGGGCCTGTGA
- a CDS encoding PEP-CTERM sorting domain-containing protein has translation MGYPKQAAVVCAKKPFQVFQEFRIMPRPSVIALSLVLGFLAAAPAAAVTMSFDPVTTLPIAAFPANFANLNNSFVELTTGLSVRGWASALFAGQGWALRPVDPNTGVAWEQPVGSPTPNTTLALMGQYPPYPVVPPPPSPPVNGGLFQNVNTFEFLPAGIVARIGGMINDRYQGVISFLFAENVNTFSAEVLDAGVHEGDLLGGPAWFSFFDRNGAQLGATIEWNRAVDGTITFKSDKSDIAGVQIWERDPLGFEFRNSLRFGDTPEPAPLVLLLAGLAALGLMRRSRSGEPCRCSLVGT, from the coding sequence TTGGGATACCCCAAGCAGGCAGCCGTTGTCTGCGCCAAGAAGCCGTTTCAAGTCTTTCAGGAGTTCAGGATCATGCCCCGCCCATCGGTGATCGCCCTCAGCCTGGTCTTGGGATTTCTGGCTGCCGCGCCTGCAGCGGCCGTCACGATGTCCTTTGACCCGGTAACCACCCTCCCGATTGCCGCATTTCCAGCGAATTTTGCCAACCTCAACAATAGCTTTGTGGAACTTACCACCGGCCTGAGTGTTCGGGGCTGGGCCTCGGCCCTGTTCGCCGGACAAGGCTGGGCGCTCCGCCCCGTCGACCCCAACACGGGCGTCGCTTGGGAGCAGCCAGTCGGGTCGCCGACGCCCAACACCACTCTCGCACTGATGGGTCAATACCCGCCCTATCCCGTAGTGCCGCCGCCGCCGTCACCGCCAGTAAATGGCGGTTTGTTTCAGAACGTCAACACCTTCGAGTTTTTGCCCGCGGGCATCGTCGCGCGCATCGGGGGTATGATCAACGATCGATACCAGGGGGTTATCTCTTTCCTGTTTGCTGAGAATGTCAATACCTTCAGTGCGGAGGTCTTGGATGCGGGGGTCCACGAGGGCGACCTCTTGGGCGGGCCCGCCTGGTTCAGTTTTTTTGACCGAAACGGTGCTCAACTGGGGGCAACCATCGAATGGAATAGGGCAGTGGACGGGACCATTACCTTCAAGTCCGACAAGAGCGACATCGCGGGTGTGCAGATATGGGAGCGGGATCCACTCGGATTTGAGTTCAGGAACTCGCTGCGATTCGGTGATACCCCGGAGCCGGCACCGTTGGTGCTGCTCCTGGCCGGACTGGCGGCCTTGGGTCTGATGCGCCGGTCCCGCTCCGGTGAGCCCTGCCGCTGCTCCTTGGTTGGCACCTGA
- a CDS encoding lysophospholipid acyltransferase family protein: MAKKKLSGWRRLRVAVTNRIARALVQLVARLPLPVLHRLGHVVGWAFIHWPNRQRRNALINLRLCFPHLEIPELIRLRDRNLVEFGKTYLEIGYLWQRPLDQVHALVREVRGAEFLQRPPGRGLIVLSPHLGAWELAGLHLARQGPTAIFYKPQRYLDDLILTARRRCGAQLAPITARGIRVLVQALERGDYVGVLPDQEPKEDKGAVFAPLFGIPAYTMLLVNRLARRTGAPVIFMFAERLPDAAGFRMHCIPAPDGIDSADDLVAATALNRGIAQCVSICPEQYVWPYKRFRRRPKGLRGVYSGPLADARVLALLDSLAPRAGASVAAVGGSTPEG; the protein is encoded by the coding sequence GTGGCGAAAAAAAAACTGAGCGGTTGGCGGCGCCTGCGGGTCGCGGTGACGAATCGCATCGCGCGCGCCCTGGTGCAACTGGTCGCACGCCTGCCGCTCCCGGTGCTCCACCGCCTGGGTCACGTCGTCGGCTGGGCCTTCATCCACTGGCCCAACCGCCAACGGCGCAACGCCCTGATCAACCTGCGCTTGTGTTTTCCGCACCTGGAGATCCCCGAGTTGATCCGGCTGCGTGACCGCAATCTGGTCGAATTCGGCAAGACCTATCTGGAGATCGGCTACCTGTGGCAGCGCCCGCTCGATCAGGTGCACGCCCTGGTGCGGGAGGTGCGCGGGGCCGAATTCCTGCAACGCCCCCCCGGGCGGGGCCTGATTGTCCTGTCCCCCCACCTGGGGGCCTGGGAACTGGCCGGCCTGCACCTGGCGCGCCAGGGACCCACGGCGATTTTCTACAAGCCCCAGCGCTATCTCGACGACCTGATCCTGACCGCGCGGCGGCGCTGCGGCGCGCAATTGGCGCCCATCACCGCCCGCGGCATCCGTGTCCTGGTCCAGGCCCTGGAGCGGGGCGACTACGTCGGCGTGTTGCCCGACCAGGAGCCCAAGGAGGACAAGGGGGCCGTCTTCGCCCCCTTGTTCGGAATCCCTGCTTATACTATGCTACTTGTCAACAGGCTTGCGCGGCGCACCGGCGCACCGGTGATTTTCATGTTTGCAGAGCGGCTGCCGGACGCGGCGGGGTTTCGGATGCACTGCATTCCAGCGCCGGACGGCATCGACAGCGCGGACGACTTGGTCGCGGCGACCGCCTTGAATCGTGGCATAGCGCAGTGTGTAAGTATCTGTCCGGAGCAGTATGTATGGCCCTACAAGCGCTTCCGGCGTCGGCCCAAGGGCCTGCGCGGCGTCTATTCCGGTCCGCTGGCGGACGCACGCGTCCTCGCACTCCTCGACTCCCTGGCCCCGCGGGCGGGAGCCAGCGTTGCGGCGGTCGGCGGTTCTACCCCAGAGGGCTGA
- a CDS encoding rhodanese-like domain-containing protein, which yields MLQEQPQAVLVDIRSSMEFLFVGHPKGAVHVPWIDEPDWVVNPHFTTEIRKVLLGGAVCEPDSPCAPVILICRSGKRSLEAGRALLKDGLRAVHHVDEGFEGDLDEHHHRSTKGGWRFRGLPWEQC from the coding sequence ATGCTGCAAGAGCAGCCCCAGGCAGTCCTGGTGGACATCCGCTCCTCCATGGAATTTCTGTTCGTGGGCCACCCCAAGGGGGCGGTACACGTACCTTGGATCGACGAGCCGGACTGGGTCGTCAACCCCCATTTCACGACCGAGATCCGCAAGGTCCTCTTGGGCGGCGCCGTGTGCGAGCCCGACAGTCCCTGCGCCCCGGTGATCCTGATCTGCCGCAGCGGCAAGCGCTCGCTGGAGGCCGGCCGCGCCCTGCTCAAGGACGGGCTGCGGGCGGTTCACCATGTGGACGAGGGCTTCGAGGGCGATCTGGACGAGCACCACCACCGCAGTACCAAGGGCGGCTGGCGCTTCCGCGGGCTGCCCTGGGAGCAGTGCTGA
- the iscX gene encoding Fe-S cluster assembly protein IscX, producing the protein MKWTDTRELAIALEATHPHRDPRYLNFVDLRTWVESLADFADARERCGEKVLEAIQLAWIEERE; encoded by the coding sequence CTGAAGTGGACCGATACCCGGGAACTCGCCATCGCCCTGGAGGCGACGCACCCGCACCGCGACCCGCGCTATCTCAACTTCGTGGACCTGCGCACCTGGGTCGAGTCGCTCGCCGACTTTGCGGACGCGCGTGAGCGGTGCGGCGAGAAGGTGCTGGAGGCCATCCAACTGGCCTGGATCGAGGAGCGAGAATAG
- the fdx gene encoding ISC system 2Fe-2S type ferredoxin, producing MPQLTFLPHQTLCPRGASITAQPGISICDAALAHGIEIEHACDRSCACTTCHVILRAGGDSLAPPDDLEEDLLDRAWGLEAESRLSCQALVGEADLVIEIPRYTINMVSERR from the coding sequence ATGCCGCAACTGACCTTTTTGCCCCATCAAACCCTCTGCCCCCGGGGCGCCTCGATCACGGCGCAGCCCGGGATCAGCATCTGTGACGCCGCGCTGGCCCACGGGATCGAGATCGAACATGCCTGTGACCGCTCCTGCGCCTGCACCACCTGCCATGTGATCCTGCGCGCGGGCGGCGACTCGCTCGCGCCCCCCGATGATCTGGAGGAGGATCTCCTGGACCGGGCCTGGGGGCTGGAAGCCGAGTCGCGTTTGAGTTGCCAGGCCCTGGTGGGCGAGGCCGATCTCGTGATCGAGATCCCGCGCTACACCATTAACATGGTGTCGGAGCGGCGTTAA
- the hscA gene encoding Fe-S protein assembly chaperone HscA: MPLLQIAEPVQSAAPHEHRLAAGIDLGTTNSLVAVVRSGLAQTLPDAQGRHLLPSVVRFCATAPPLVGQAARDAAGDDPLNTIASAKRLIGRGIADVQRLGGRLPYRFIETDTALLCIHTAGGDLTPVEVSAEILKTLAQRAEDCLGGPLVGVVITVPAYFDDAQRQATKDAATLAGLPVLRLLSEPTAAALAYGLDQGAAGVHAVYDLGGGTFDISILRLTGGVFEVLATGGDSALGGDDLDRAVANWVLAQAGIGDDAVPGADPAPDSRLDTRLDQRTLRRLLQTAAAAKERLSTAPSADLRIELPDGRHWAGTLERATFEALVEPLIARSLAACRRALRDARVTAAQVDAVVLVGGSTRVPLVRARVAALFGREPLSDIDPDRVVALGAALQAEALVGNRTGDDLLLLDVIPLSLGIETMGGLVERLIPRNTTIPVARAQDFTTFKDGQTAMAIHVLQGERDLVADCRSLARFELRGIPPMVAGAARIRVTFAIDADGLLRVSADELTTGVAARVEVRPSYGLSDAQIESMLSDFRSHAQEDQMARRLREERVAGERVAESLRAALARDGDALLAADERARVDAALAHLQGTLGRPDAFVIRQAVRALERTCAGYVERRMNRSIQGAMAGCRLAEFDPDAKEI, from the coding sequence ATGCCCCTGTTACAGATTGCTGAACCCGTTCAGTCGGCCGCCCCCCATGAGCACCGGCTGGCCGCGGGCATCGATCTGGGGACCACCAATTCGCTGGTCGCCGTGGTGCGCAGCGGGCTCGCGCAGACCCTCCCGGACGCGCAGGGCCGACACTTGCTGCCCTCGGTGGTCCGCTTCTGTGCGACGGCCCCGCCGCTTGTGGGTCAGGCGGCCCGAGACGCTGCGGGCGATGACCCGCTCAACACCATTGCCTCGGCCAAGCGACTGATCGGGCGAGGTATTGCCGATGTGCAGCGATTGGGTGGGCGGCTGCCCTATCGTTTCATCGAGACCGACACGGCGCTCCTGTGCATCCATACGGCGGGCGGCGACCTGACCCCGGTGGAGGTCTCGGCAGAGATCTTGAAGACCCTGGCCCAACGCGCCGAGGACTGCCTGGGCGGACCCCTGGTCGGGGTCGTGATCACGGTGCCGGCCTATTTCGATGATGCGCAGCGTCAGGCCACCAAGGACGCCGCGACCCTGGCCGGGCTGCCGGTCTTGCGGCTCTTGAGTGAACCCACCGCCGCGGCCCTGGCCTATGGCCTGGACCAGGGGGCCGCGGGGGTCCACGCGGTCTATGACTTGGGCGGGGGTACCTTCGATATCTCCATCCTGCGCCTGACGGGCGGGGTGTTCGAGGTCCTGGCGACGGGGGGGGACTCCGCGCTCGGGGGGGACGACCTCGACCGGGCGGTGGCCAACTGGGTGCTGGCACAGGCGGGAATCGGCGACGATGCGGTCCCTGGGGCCGACCCGGCGCCGGACTCCCGACTGGACACCCGACTGGATCAGCGCACCCTGCGGCGGCTCCTGCAGACTGCCGCCGCCGCCAAGGAGCGGCTCAGCACCGCCCCCAGCGCGGACCTGCGGATCGAGCTGCCGGACGGCCGCCACTGGGCCGGGACCCTGGAGCGTGCGACCTTCGAGGCCCTGGTCGAGCCCCTGATCGCCCGCTCGCTCGCCGCCTGCCGCCGGGCGCTGCGCGACGCCCGGGTGACGGCGGCGCAGGTCGACGCGGTGGTCCTGGTGGGCGGCTCTACCCGGGTGCCGTTGGTGCGGGCGCGGGTGGCGGCGCTGTTTGGCCGCGAGCCCTTGAGCGACATCGACCCGGACCGGGTGGTCGCGCTGGGTGCCGCGCTGCAGGCCGAGGCGCTGGTCGGCAATCGCACGGGCGATGACCTGTTGCTCCTGGACGTGATCCCACTCTCGCTGGGGATCGAGACCATGGGCGGGCTGGTAGAGCGGCTGATCCCGCGCAATACCACGATCCCGGTCGCCCGCGCCCAGGACTTCACCACCTTCAAGGACGGTCAGACCGCCATGGCGATCCATGTGCTCCAGGGCGAGCGCGACCTGGTGGCCGACTGTCGATCGCTGGCGCGCTTCGAGCTGCGCGGCATTCCGCCCATGGTGGCCGGGGCGGCGCGGATCCGCGTCACCTTCGCGATCGACGCCGACGGACTCCTGCGGGTCAGTGCCGACGAGTTGACCACCGGGGTCGCCGCCCGGGTGGAGGTCAGGCCGTCCTATGGCCTGAGCGATGCGCAGATCGAGTCGATGCTGAGCGATTTCCGCAGTCATGCGCAGGAGGACCAGATGGCGCGGCGCCTGCGCGAAGAGCGGGTGGCGGGCGAGCGCGTCGCTGAGTCCCTGCGCGCCGCGCTCGCCCGGGACGGCGACGCGCTCCTGGCCGCGGACGAGCGCGCCCGGGTGGACGCGGCCCTGGCCCATCTCCAGGGCACGCTGGGGCGCCCCGACGCCTTCGTCATCCGCCAAGCGGTCCGGGCCCTGGAGCGCACCTGCGCCGGCTATGTGGAGCGGCGCATGAACCGCAGCATCCAGGGCGCCATGGCCGGGTGCCGACTCGCTGAATTCGACCCCGATGCGAAGGAAATCTAA
- the hscB gene encoding Fe-S protein assembly co-chaperone HscB, translating into MNPAVLDFSKNYFELFDLPLGFTVDAKRLAERYRALQAVTHPDRFAVAAEDEKRLSLEASTQVNEAYRTLKDPLARAKYLLELHTGDPGTDSETSKDGAFLMEQMELRETLAEAQTSPNPRAAVATVLTHLAEQSVALDKELAGLFAAPSPASLDAARELVRKLQFLDKCRRDAEELDAAIEGHY; encoded by the coding sequence GTGAATCCTGCCGTGCTGGACTTCTCCAAGAATTATTTCGAGCTGTTCGACCTGCCCCTGGGCTTCACGGTGGACGCCAAGCGCCTGGCGGAGCGTTACCGTGCCCTCCAGGCGGTGACCCATCCCGACCGTTTCGCCGTGGCGGCGGAGGATGAGAAACGTCTGTCGCTTGAGGCCTCGACCCAGGTCAACGAGGCCTATCGAACCCTCAAGGACCCCCTGGCCCGGGCCAAGTACCTGCTGGAGCTGCATACCGGCGACCCCGGGACGGACAGCGAGACCAGCAAGGACGGGGCCTTCCTGATGGAACAGATGGAGTTGCGTGAGACCCTGGCCGAGGCGCAGACCAGCCCCAATCCCCGTGCGGCAGTGGCCACGGTGCTGACCCACCTGGCGGAGCAGAGTGTGGCCCTCGACAAGGAACTGGCGGGGCTCTTCGCCGCACCCTCTCCCGCCAGCCTGGACGCCGCCCGGGAACTGGTGCGCAAGCTCCAGTTCCTCGACAAGTGCCGTCGGGACGCCGAAGAACTGGACGCAGCGATCGAAGGTCACTACTGA
- the iscU gene encoding Fe-S cluster assembly scaffold IscU, protein MAYSDKVLDHYENPRNVGTFDKDDPSVGTGMVGAPACGDVMRLQIRVNAEGVIEDARFKTYGCGSAIASSSLLTEWVKGKTLAQARQIKNQEIADELALPPVKVHCSVLAEDAIKAAINDYAAKRKPG, encoded by the coding sequence ATGGCTTACAGTGACAAGGTTCTGGACCACTATGAGAACCCGCGTAACGTGGGTACCTTCGATAAGGATGACCCGAGCGTCGGTACCGGCATGGTGGGTGCGCCGGCGTGCGGGGACGTGATGCGCCTGCAGATCAGGGTCAACGCGGAGGGCGTGATCGAGGACGCCCGCTTCAAGACCTACGGCTGCGGTTCGGCCATCGCCTCCAGCAGCCTGCTCACCGAGTGGGTCAAGGGCAAGACCTTGGCGCAGGCGCGCCAGATCAAGAATCAGGAGATTGCGGACGAACTCGCCCTGCCGCCGGTCAAGGTCCACTGCTCGGTGCTGGCGGAGGATGCGATCAAGGCCGCGATCAATGACTACGCGGCCAAGCGCAAGCCCGGCTAG
- a CDS encoding IscS subfamily cysteine desulfurase — MKLPIYMDYSATTPVDPRVAARLCACLTPDGIFGNPASRSHAFGWAAEEAVEEARRQVAELVNADPREIAWTSGATESDNLAIKGAAHFSAPRGRHLVTVKTEHKAVLDTCRQLEREGFEVTYLDPEPNGLLDLKRLAAALRPDTTLVSVMHVNNEIGVIQDIAAIGELTRARGVLFHVDAAQSTGKVPIDLATMPVDLMSFSAHKTYGPKGVGALYVRRKPRVRIEAQLHGGGHERGLRSGTLPTHQIVGMGEAFRIARLEMAQEHARVLALRQRLWNGLKDMEQVFLNGDEERRVAGNLNVSFAHVEGESLIMALKDLAVSSGSACTSASLEPSYVLRAIGREDELAHSSIRFTLGRFSTAPEIDYAIDKIRTQVERLRALSPLWDLYRDGVDLRSVQWVGH, encoded by the coding sequence ATGAAGTTACCGATTTATATGGATTATTCCGCCACCACCCCGGTCGACCCGCGGGTGGCTGCGCGCCTGTGCGCCTGTCTGACGCCCGATGGCATCTTCGGCAACCCGGCGTCGCGCTCCCACGCCTTCGGTTGGGCCGCCGAGGAGGCCGTGGAGGAGGCGCGCCGCCAGGTGGCCGAACTGGTCAACGCGGACCCGCGCGAGATCGCCTGGACCTCCGGTGCCACCGAGTCCGACAATTTGGCGATCAAGGGCGCCGCCCATTTCTCCGCGCCGCGCGGTCGGCACCTGGTCACCGTCAAGACCGAACACAAGGCGGTGCTCGATACCTGCCGCCAACTGGAGCGGGAAGGGTTCGAGGTCACCTATCTGGACCCGGAACCGAACGGCCTGCTCGACCTCAAGCGGCTCGCCGCGGCCTTGCGGCCCGACACCACCCTGGTTTCGGTCATGCATGTGAACAACGAGATCGGCGTCATCCAGGACATCGCCGCCATCGGTGAACTGACCAGGGCGCGCGGCGTCCTGTTCCATGTCGATGCCGCCCAGAGCACCGGCAAGGTCCCCATCGATCTCGCGACCATGCCGGTGGACCTGATGTCCTTCTCGGCCCACAAGACCTATGGGCCCAAGGGCGTCGGTGCACTCTATGTCCGGCGCAAGCCGCGGGTGCGGATCGAGGCGCAGCTGCACGGTGGCGGCCACGAACGGGGGCTGCGCTCCGGCACCCTGCCCACCCACCAGATCGTCGGCATGGGTGAGGCCTTCCGCATCGCCCGTCTGGAGATGGCGCAGGAGCACGCGCGGGTGCTGGCCTTGCGCCAACGTCTCTGGAACGGACTCAAGGACATGGAGCAGGTCTTCCTGAACGGCGACGAGGAGCGGCGGGTGGCCGGCAACCTCAACGTCAGCTTCGCCCATGTGGAGGGCGAGTCATTGATCATGGCCCTGAAGGACCTGGCCGTGTCCTCCGGGTCCGCCTGCACCTCCGCCAGCCTGGAGCCGAGCTATGTCCTGCGGGCCATCGGCCGGGAGGACGAACTGGCCCATAGTTCCATCCGCTTCACGCTGGGGCGCTTCTCCACCGCGCCGGAGATCGACTACGCCATCGATAAGATCCGCACCCAGGTGGAGCGCCTGCGCGCACTCTCGCCCCTGTGGGACCTGTACCGGGACGGGGTCGACTTGCGTTCGGTGCAGTGGGTGGGGCATTAG
- the iscR gene encoding Fe-S cluster assembly transcriptional regulator IscR, with the protein MRLTTKGRYAVTAMLDLALNQGKGPTALADIAQRQGISLSYLEQLFAKLRRRALVTSVRGPGGGYNLGRAASDIPVAEVIAAVDETVDTTRCGGAGDCQDGRPCLTHELWRDLSDRIQDYLQSVTLQQLVERRDSAAVRGVACSAIDIKLDLVPSGVPNGTAAARA; encoded by the coding sequence ATGAGACTGACCACGAAAGGGCGTTACGCGGTGACCGCGATGCTGGATCTGGCCCTCAACCAGGGCAAGGGACCGACCGCCCTCGCCGACATCGCCCAACGCCAGGGGATCTCGCTGTCCTATCTGGAGCAACTGTTTGCCAAACTGCGCCGCCGCGCCCTGGTCACCAGCGTGCGGGGCCCCGGCGGCGGCTACAACCTGGGGCGCGCGGCCAGCGACATCCCGGTGGCCGAGGTCATCGCCGCGGTGGATGAGACCGTAGACACCACCCGCTGCGGCGGGGCGGGCGATTGCCAGGATGGGCGCCCCTGTCTGACCCACGAACTGTGGCGTGACCTGAGCGATCGCATCCAGGACTACTTGCAAAGTGTCACGCTCCAGCAACTCGTCGAGCGGCGCGACAGTGCGGCCGTGCGGGGGGTTGCGTGCAGCGCCATCGACATCAAGCTGGACCTCGTTCCAAGCGGGGTCCCCAACGGGACGGCCGCGGCCCGCGCCTGA
- the cysE gene encoding serine O-acetyltransferase gives MFDRLREDIASVFERDPAARTRFEVLTTYPGLHAVLVHRLTHWLWLRKLKWLARVLSNVARLFTGIEIHPGADLGRRLFIDHGMGVVIGETAVIGDDCTLYHGVTLGGTSWQKGKRHPSLGRDVVVGAGAKVLGPIVIGDGARIGSNAVVVKTVPPGATVVGIPGRVIECERDAERRRRADTAARIGFDAYGATLDAPDPVANAINRMLDHIHHMDQRLEAMSRALEARGIMEHFDHDADLDGGVIDSPAALGGSDGQPGAPTPRTSSRTPGP, from the coding sequence ATGTTTGACCGGCTGCGAGAGGATATCGCGAGCGTCTTCGAGCGCGACCCGGCAGCGCGGACCCGCTTCGAGGTCCTGACCACCTACCCCGGGCTGCATGCGGTGCTGGTCCACCGGCTGACCCACTGGTTGTGGCTGCGCAAGCTCAAGTGGCTGGCGCGGGTGCTGTCGAACGTGGCGCGCCTCTTTACCGGCATCGAGATCCACCCCGGGGCGGACCTCGGGCGGCGTCTTTTCATCGACCACGGCATGGGCGTGGTGATCGGGGAGACCGCCGTCATCGGTGACGACTGCACCCTCTACCACGGTGTGACCCTGGGCGGCACCAGTTGGCAGAAGGGCAAGCGCCACCCGAGCCTGGGCCGCGACGTGGTGGTGGGGGCCGGGGCCAAGGTGCTGGGCCCGATCGTCATCGGCGACGGGGCGCGGATCGGCTCCAACGCGGTGGTGGTCAAGACCGTGCCCCCGGGGGCTACCGTGGTGGGTATCCCCGGCCGCGTGATCGAGTGCGAGCGCGACGCCGAGCGGCGGCGCCGGGCCGACACCGCGGCGCGGATCGGCTTCGACGCCTATGGGGCGACCCTGGACGCCCCCGACCCGGTGGCCAACGCCATCAACCGTATGCTCGACCACATCCACCACATGGACCAGCGCCTGGAGGCCATGTCCCGCGCCCTGGAGGCGCGGGGCATCATGGAGCACTTCGACCACGACGCGGACCTGGATGGGGGCGTGATCGACTCCCCGGCGGCGCTTGGCGGTTCGGACGGCCAGCCGGGCGCCCCCACCCCGCGGACGTCCAGTCGAACCCCCGGACCCTGA